Genomic window (Hirundo rustica isolate bHirRus1 chromosome 39 unlocalized genomic scaffold, bHirRus1.pri.v3 SUPER_39_unloc_1, whole genome shotgun sequence):
ATGgggggctgtccctgtgcccccctaCCCCATGGGGATGTGGGAGGTGCCCCCCCCCCAAAGAACCACACAGCACACGGGGGGGTCCAAAAGGACACGTGTAATTTGGGGGGgcccccgtgtcccccgggCCCCCCCGTCCCGCGCGGTACAAAACCCGACCATATAAATATCactttgttaaaaaacaaaacagtgggggcaggaggggagttCCGGGGGGAAGGAAccaatcaaaaaaaaccccaaaatcaacAAAAACAGGTGAGGAGggcccggggtgggggggacaTGCCCCAAGTCAGTAGTGTGGTGTGGTGGGGAGAGAGAGGGCTGTAGTTTTGGGGACGCCCTCTCATGGAGGTGGAGGGGGGCCATACCCCAGTGCCCAAAGGGGGTAGAAAAGAGgggtctaaaaaaaaaaaagaaaagggggaaatgcCCCAAAATGGGTTCCAAAGGTGAGAAGGACCAGGATGGGCCCCTGCACCCCCAAATCTCTGAGATGAGAGCCACCCCTGcaccccccccaaaatctcTGCTGTGGGGTCCCCAGCTCAGTAGTACAGGTTGGGGGGCCGGCAACCCCCAGGAACATCCCAGTCCCACTCCAGTTCAGTTTGGGGGTGCTGCcgaggagaaggagcaggagggggcCAGGGGGTCCCCCCCAAGCAGGGGGGGTCTCACCGCAGCCGGTGCTGCCGCATGAGGGGCACGATGCAGGCGGGGGGGCCCGCCACACCCAGGAAGGGATGGCGGAGCAGCTCCGGGGCGCTCGCCCGCTGCGCCGGGTCCCGCACCAGCATCCGCTCCAGGAACCCCTTCAGGGACGGGGACACCTGTGGGGGACAAAGGGGGGCGTGAGAAACCCTCTGGGACTCCCCACAAAGGGGGGACTCCCCCTGAGTTACCTTGTGGCCATTCTTGAGCCGGGGGGGAAGGTTGTCTCGGATCAGCTTCATGGCTTTGAGGGGGGGCTCATTGAAATACGGGGGTTCCCCGTCCACCATCTCGATGACCATCACCCCCAGCGACCAGATGTCCACCTGTGGGGGGGCAGGGCCACCCCACAAATGAGGAGAAGGTTAGGGGGGAACCCCTTAAACCCACTCCGTGCTCCTCCTCCCAAATATACAGCATCCAGAATGGCAGGGTCTGGAGGGAAGGCCACTTGGAATCCCCCAAACCCACCCTaaacccatcccaaatccatcctgtgctccccaaatccaccctgggcacccctaAACCCATCCAAACCCACGCTGGGCACCCTTGAACCCATCCCAGCCTCCCCACAAGACACCTCAGGGGAGAGAAGGCAGGAGATGAAACCAGGCGGCCACATGCCCACCTCAGCCCCACTAAACCCCCACAAGCCCCCTGAAACCCACCATAAATACCTCCTACCACATCCCAGGACCCCCTaaactgcccccagccccctgACCCACCTCTGGGCCATAGGGCAGGCGGGAGATGAGCTCGGGGGCCATCCAGTATGGAGTGCCCACCAGGGACTTGCGCCGCGGCACGTCCTTGTTCACTTGGGCACAGAACCCGAAATCGGAGAGTTTCACCTGTCAATGGGGCCAGGGCCGGTCGGGTCGGGATCCCAAAGgctccaggggaggtttgggaggGATTTCTGGGGGCTCCTACCCGCCCGTCATGCGTGAGGAGGATGGAGTCGCTCTTGATGTCGCGGTGGATGACACCCTGGGCGTGCAGCACGGCGAGCGCCCGCAGCACCGAGCGGCACACGGCCGCGATCTGCTCCTCCGACATCCTGGGGGATGGCCACGATGTCACCAtcctgccacctctgccaccgCCCCGTCCCCGCTGCCACCCCTGCTCCCCATGGTCACCTGGTGTGGGTGACGATGTCGGTCAGGGCGCCGCCCTCCAGGAACTCCATGACCACCCAGAGCTCGTCGCCCACCAGGTAACTGTTGTACATCTCAACCACGTTCTCGTGCTGGTGGTCCCGCATGATCACCACCTggggggatggggacacgggggtggGACCCTGGGACCGTCCCTGAGGGTCCCCAGGGCCTCGGGAGCTCTCTGGTGGGTCACCAAGAGGAGCTTTGAAGGGGTCCCGAGGGCCCCCTGAGGGGATCCAAGGGCTTCCTGAGGGGATCCAAGGTTCCCTCCCCAAGGGTCCCCAAGGCTCTCAAGGGCTGCCCCCACCCTGACCTCGTTGAAGAGCAGCTCCCGCCGCTGCTGCTTGCGCAGGTCCATCTTTTTGACGGCCACCAGCTTGCCGGAGCCGCGCACGGTGGCGATGCACACCACGCCCGTGGAGCCCTCGCCGATCTTGATGAAGTTGTCCAGATACGTGCGGGGGTCGCCGGGGTCCACCACCATCTGCAGCGCCGCCCGGAACTGCTCGTGGGACACGCGCTGGGGCCCCCCcgccggggcgggcgcggggccggggggacgcggggccgggggctccggggcgggaggaggcggctccGGGGCTTTGGGGCGCGGGGGACCAGGGGCGTGGGAGGCTCCGGGAGCAGCAGTGGGGACTGGCCCGTTGGGGGTCACCTCTTGCGGGCGTCCCGGGCGGTGCTCGGCCTGTGGGTACAGCGGAGAGGGGCATCAGCCCCtggaattcccatgggaatgcTGGGGGCTGGCCGGCGCCAGGACCTCTGGACAGAAGCCAGAGGGAAGGGCTGagtgaaaaagaggaagaggctCTGGAATCATGGATGCAGCACCACAAAGGAAGCGTGGAGCCGGTGGCCTTCAGGACGGCCCGATTCCCATCAGGACAAGGGaagctgtgaggaagaggagcagaggagctaCTTCcaaggaggaagagcagaatGAGGAAGAGGAAACTGTTTTGGTGCTGAGCACGtagtgctgggcagggaggcagTGGCCCCTGCACATCCCGATTCTGGGAAgctgagaggaagaggagcagagagagctgcTTCTGAGGAAGAACAGGACAAGCACAGCAACaaggaggaagcagaagaagaggaggaaaccGCCACAGAACCAAGGATGCGACCCCGGGGAAGTAAGTTGCTGCTGATCCCAGCAGAGCATGGGAAGc
Coding sequences:
- the PAK4 gene encoding serine/threonine-protein kinase PAK 4, whose product is MFSKKKKRVEISAPSNFEHRVHTGYDPSEQRFTGLPRQWQGLLEESARRPKPLVDPACITAIRGAHKPIVRGSKGTQDGAPGGRDGALAWLLDELEAVSVSRSNSLRRDSPPCPSRHPPENGLAPGPPRARPESGRSRRGGPEPSPPRSRSREDPKAGSGREPPHPHPQPPGGRPKSSSAGEGPPRPPPREQRPLSGPDLRPPDIPGVPGAPGAGLKTAPGRPFHTYPRADTDPGRGGSTQAEHRPGRPQEVTPNGPVPTAAPGASHAPGPPRPKAPEPPPPAPEPPAPRPPGPAPAPAGGPQRVSHEQFRAALQMVVDPGDPRTYLDNFIKIGEGSTGVVCIATVRGSGKLVAVKKMDLRKQQRRELLFNEVVIMRDHQHENVVEMYNSYLVGDELWVVMEFLEGGALTDIVTHTRMSEEQIAAVCRSVLRALAVLHAQGVIHRDIKSDSILLTHDGRVKLSDFGFCAQVNKDVPRRKSLVGTPYWMAPELISRLPYGPEVDIWSLGVMVIEMVDGEPPYFNEPPLKAMKLIRDNLPPRLKNGHKVSPSLKGFLERMLVRDPAQRASAPELLRHPFLGVAGPPACIVPLMRQHRLR